The following proteins are co-located in the Trichomycterus rosablanca isolate fTriRos1 chromosome 14, fTriRos1.hap1, whole genome shotgun sequence genome:
- the LOC134326782 gene encoding tripartite motif-containing protein 16-like gives MAESKMLVTQDEFSCSVCLETLKDPVTILCGHSFCMVCINNCWDQEDDKETYSCPQCRQTFTPRPVVRKNIILVKVVEDLRKKESQGSLPSGPDDVDCDFCTERKSKAVKSCLVCLASFCETHFQPHYQIPAYRNHKLVKASRQLQDQICSQHNKLLEVYCHTDQQCICMMCTMDDHKGHDTISAAAEKTEKQKQLLEIQRKFQEKIQNRERELCELINAVESYKCSAQTAVKNIERICTELINSINRRCSELKDLIRDRETAEVSRAEKVLKQVEQQIVELKRKDAELEQLSHTEDPVHFLQNFQSLSAPAGSAEYAAITISPFLSFDDVTKSVSQLREKVEEFWKEQCETIPDEVQKVRITSPPKPEIREDFIQYFCRFTLDPNTVNKILRLSKENKVMTCSRTLQSYPDHPDRFDVYPQVLCRERVSGRCYWEVEWSGDYAVYIAVSYKSISRKGDGYECVFGGNDQSWSLYCSPSRFSFWHNKKKTEIPIMQSSSRIGVYVDYEAGTLSFYSVSDTMKLIHRVQTMFTQILYPGFRVDNKSKVKLSDLTNEM, from the exons ATGGCTGAGTCCAAAATGTTAGTAACTCAGGAcgagttcagctgttcagtctgtctggaaacactgaaggatccTGTAACTATTCtatgtggacacagtttctgtatggtgtgtattaataactgctgggatcaggaggatgataaagaaacatacagctgtccacagtgtagacaaaccttcactccaagacctgtTGTGAGGAAAAACATTATTCTGGTAAAAGTTGTAGAGGACCTGAGGAAGAAAGAATCCCAGGGTTCCCTTCCTTCTGGACCTGATGATGTGGATTGTGATTTCTGTACAGAGAGAAAATCCAAAGCAGtaaaatcctgtctggtgtgtttggcctctttctgtGAAACTCACTTTCAGCCTCATTATCAAATTCCTGCTTATAGGAATCACAAGCTGGTTAAAGCCTCCAGGCAACTCCAGGACCAGATATGCTCTCAGCAtaataaactgctggaggtttactgtcatactgatcagcagtgtatctgcatgATGTGTACCATGGAtgatcataaaggacatgatacaatatcagctgcagcagaaaaaactgagaaacag aagcagctgctggagattcagagaaaattccaggagaaaatccagaacagagagagggaactttgtgagctgataaacGCTGTGGAGTCTTACAAG tgttctgcacagacagcagtgaagaacattgagaggatctgtactgaactaatcaattcaattaacagaagatgctctgagctaaaagatctgatcagagatcgagagacagcagaagtaagtcgagctgaaaaagtcctgaagcaggtggagcagcagattgtagagctaaagaggaaagatgctgaactggagcagctttcacacacagaggatcccgtccatttcctccag aattttcagtctctctcggctcctgctggatctgcagaatacgccgccatcacaatcagccctttcctctcatttgatgatgttacaaagtctgtatctcagctgagagagaaagtagagGAATTCTGGAAAGAGCAGTGTGAGACGATACCAGATGAAGTTCaa aaagtccggattacttcacctcctaaacctgaaatcagagaagattttatacaat ATTtttgtcggttcacactggatcctaacacagtaaataaaatccTCCGTCTGTCTAAGGAGAACAAAGTGATGACCTGCAGTAGAAcattacagtcgtatcctgatcatccagatagatttgatgtTTACCCCCAGGTTCTGTGTAGAGAgcgtgtgagtggacgctgttactgggaggttgagtggagtggggATTATGCAGTTTATAttgcagtgtcatataaaagcatcagcaggaagggagatggttatgagtgtgtgtttggaggtaatgatcagtcctggagtttgtactgttctccatccagattttcattctggcacaataagaaaaagactgaaattcccataatgcagagttcctctagaataggagtgtatgtggattatgaagcaggaactctgtccttctacagcgtctctgatacaatgaagctcatccacagagttcagaccatgTTCACTCAGATCCTCTACCCTGGGTTTAGAGTTGATAATAAATcaaaagtgaaactgtcagatttaacaaatgaaatgtaa